In Gemmatimonas sp., a single genomic region encodes these proteins:
- a CDS encoding helix-turn-helix domain-containing protein — protein sequence MVATTRRRCRPGGAVCRRPRRRERLGGVSPIRNSPIRTRFSPPCRNRGRAWERARGRSRPQRQEARAAEERAARRGLGLVLGERPKDFSQSGVASRLGFSQSWLADIEQGNRTLTVFEAHHIAQGLNATPDVLLQAPSAEERKEMDRVVRDIQRARAREGITAEQLAAVRADAQNRRMRSSPRSRREQRPGGRQTRPTV from the coding sequence GTGGTCGCGACAACGCGCCGCCGATGCAGACCGGGGGGGGCAGTCTGCCGTCGCCCGAGGCGGCGCGAACGCCTGGGCGGGGTAAGTCCAATTCGGAATAGTCCAATCCGGACTCGATTCTCCCCGCCATGCCGAAACCGGGGACGGGCGTGGGAAAGGGCGCGCGGCCGAAGCCGACCGCAACGGCAGGAGGCCCGCGCTGCAGAGGAGCGGGCGGCGCGCCGCGGTCTCGGACTCGTGCTTGGCGAACGCCCGAAAGACTTTTCGCAGTCGGGTGTGGCGTCCCGGCTCGGCTTCAGTCAGAGCTGGTTGGCGGACATCGAGCAGGGCAACCGCACGTTGACGGTCTTCGAGGCCCACCACATCGCCCAGGGGCTCAACGCGACGCCCGACGTGCTGCTGCAGGCGCCGTCGGCCGAGGAGCGGAAAGAGATGGACCGCGTGGTTCGGGACATTCAGCGCGCTCGAGCGCGTGAGGGGATCACCGCGGAACAACTCGCTGCCGTCCGAGCGGACGCGCAGAATCGGCGCATGCGGTCGTCACCACGGAGCCGACGCGAGCAGAGGCCCGGCGGACGGCAAACGAGGCCGACCGTCTGA
- a CDS encoding type II toxin-antitoxin system RelE/ParE family toxin, with protein MRIASFAHKGLRQLYHQNSDHGVPARSAQKLRNMLGFLDAMSDTRELLAPVLKWKAHRLSGNRGGTWALYVTGNWR; from the coding sequence ATGCGGATTGCGTCGTTCGCGCACAAGGGGCTCCGCCAGCTGTATCACCAGAACAGTGATCACGGGGTACCCGCGCGCTCCGCCCAGAAACTGCGGAACATGTTGGGATTTCTCGATGCGATGAGCGACACGCGGGAACTGCTCGCACCCGTGCTGAAGTGGAAAGCCCATCGCTTGTCGGGAAATCGGGGCGGCACGTGGGCGTTGTACGTGACGGGAAACTGGCGCTAG
- a CDS encoding type II toxin-antitoxin system PrlF family antitoxin — MPSKTPSTTNGPTPAKSGAAAKSAKPAKSTGKGGKVGKGRATMRKFVSVRKTAITRGAGDREGRGAGPFSRTDARPGMITRRITVRDQTTIPPVVRELLGLTGGGELGYVIDQEGVRLVNPQAVGEHVDPVLQQFLALLGHHIAAGPAVGGAVAFPAALLEHARALTADVEIDHDAPLEGAMRL; from the coding sequence ATGCCCTCGAAGACGCCCTCGACCACGAATGGGCCGACGCCTGCCAAGTCGGGCGCGGCCGCGAAGTCCGCAAAGCCGGCGAAGTCCACGGGCAAGGGGGGGAAGGTCGGCAAGGGCCGCGCCACGATGCGCAAGTTCGTCTCCGTTCGGAAGACGGCGATCACGCGCGGCGCCGGCGACCGTGAGGGCCGCGGGGCGGGCCCGTTCTCACGCACCGACGCACGGCCCGGGATGATCACCCGGCGTATCACCGTTCGCGATCAGACCACGATTCCCCCCGTCGTCCGCGAACTGCTCGGCCTCACGGGTGGCGGCGAGCTTGGCTACGTGATCGATCAGGAAGGCGTCCGCTTGGTGAATCCCCAGGCGGTTGGCGAGCACGTGGACCCCGTCCTCCAGCAGTTCCTGGCGCTCCTCGGCCACCACATCGCGGCAGGCCCCGCCGTGGGCGGCGCCGTCGCGTTCCCAGCGGCGCTGCTGGAGCACGCCCGCGCGCTGACCGCGGACGTGGAGATCGACCATGACGCCCCCCTTGAGGGGGCGATGCGGCTCTGA
- a CDS encoding PH domain-containing protein gives MTSLDVPLQDGEPADAKPVRDHGGDAATEGRGQLALGIIFASFLLIAAMLILGSRPAKITVTPSSFSVRAAGYTSEIARSRIDSVRLTSKISGLGSKMGGFQGGSAYAGTFAMRPYGTVRLFVNVSRPPYVTIFSRDGVVMVNGATPAATHRLFADLTGTGAASPHDSEARPITIERAPLLALSNVSHA, from the coding sequence ATGACATCGCTGGACGTACCCCTGCAGGACGGTGAGCCGGCTGATGCAAAGCCGGTACGCGACCACGGAGGGGATGCAGCGACCGAAGGCCGGGGGCAGTTGGCGCTCGGCATCATCTTCGCGTCCTTCCTGCTCATCGCTGCCATGCTCATCCTTGGTTCGCGCCCGGCAAAGATCACGGTGACGCCGTCGTCGTTCTCAGTCCGCGCGGCTGGATACACCTCCGAGATCGCGCGAAGCCGCATCGACAGCGTGCGACTAACGTCGAAGATTTCAGGACTCGGATCGAAGATGGGCGGCTTTCAAGGCGGCAGCGCGTACGCGGGCACGTTTGCGATGCGGCCATACGGCACGGTCCGGTTGTTCGTGAATGTCAGCCGACCGCCGTACGTGACCATCTTCTCACGGGACGGTGTGGTCATGGTGAATGGTGCCACGCCGGCCGCGACGCACCGCCTGTTCGCGGACCTCACAGGAACGGGCGCGGCGAGCCCCCATGACTCCGAGGCGCGTCCGATCACCATCGAACGTGCTCCGTTACTTGCCCTTAGCAATGTTTCACATGCGTGA
- a CDS encoding HigA family addiction module antitoxin encodes MPMHSPPHPGSFLREEVLDANALAVTDAATLLGVARPTLSKLLNGHADLSAEMALRLEQVFGLEMSTMLAMQSAYDEAKVRREQSKLRLKPFRPTVAA; translated from the coding sequence ATGCCGATGCATTCACCACCACATCCGGGTTCGTTTCTTCGTGAAGAGGTTCTTGACGCCAATGCGCTCGCCGTGACCGACGCCGCCACGCTGCTTGGCGTGGCCCGCCCGACGCTTTCCAAGCTGCTCAATGGTCACGCTGACCTCTCGGCTGAAATGGCGTTGCGCCTCGAGCAGGTGTTCGGCCTGGAGATGAGCACGATGCTGGCGATGCAGTCGGCGTATGATGAGGCAAAAGTGCGACGCGAACAGTCGAAGCTCCGCCTGAAGCCGTTTCGACCAACTGTTGCAGCCTGA
- a CDS encoding type II toxin-antitoxin system YhaV family toxin, which produces MIDRKPKTKGGKAGAGRAGEQRQGAADASAAATTLPAAHGWSILMHPLLLEKIETLTAVVARERAKEPHGAPGPNAKLLGHLLDLMFDKIPQRPGDPIYRGGDALPAGWFRGKTGNGRYRLFYRFDSTARLIVYAWVNDEQNLRTYGSRTDAYAVFRDMVADGTPPKDWAALRAAAEDTTVLARTKRVATSRDAHR; this is translated from the coding sequence ATGATCGACCGGAAGCCGAAGACGAAGGGGGGCAAGGCAGGCGCGGGCCGCGCTGGGGAGCAGCGGCAGGGCGCAGCGGATGCGTCCGCAGCGGCGACGACGCTCCCCGCTGCGCACGGCTGGTCGATTCTGATGCACCCGCTGCTGCTCGAGAAGATCGAGACGCTCACTGCGGTCGTCGCGCGGGAGCGGGCGAAGGAGCCGCACGGCGCGCCGGGCCCCAACGCGAAGCTGCTGGGGCACCTCCTGGACCTCATGTTCGACAAGATCCCCCAGCGGCCAGGCGACCCGATCTATCGCGGCGGGGATGCATTGCCTGCCGGCTGGTTCCGCGGAAAGACCGGGAACGGCCGCTACCGCTTGTTCTACCGCTTCGACTCGACGGCGCGCCTCATTGTGTACGCGTGGGTGAACGACGAGCAGAATCTGCGGACCTACGGCAGCCGCACCGACGCGTACGCCGTGTTTCGCGACATGGTCGCCGACGGCACCCCGCCTAAGGACTGGGCGGCGCTGCGTGCCGCTGCGGAGGACACGACGGTCCTGGCGCGCACGAAGCGGGTGGCGACCTCCCGGGATGCGCATCGGTAG
- a CDS encoding alpha/beta fold hydrolase, which translates to MRDFWRRVAFACGALVLLTPRLSAQSVEPATLTTPSGVLSGTLQLPVGGGAPYPLVLIIAGSGPTDRNGNTVGLSTGPEMYRLLADSLAAQGIASLRYDKRGVGASASAMGPERTLRFETAATDAVDWVSQIRKDRRFSSIVILGHSEGSLLGMLAAGTAKADGYISVAGVARRADHVLHDQLAQQLPPALLAQTDSVFASLVRGDTVSNTPAALAALFRPSVQPYLISWFRYSGVTEIAKLTMPVLIVQGTHDLQAPTSEADLLASALPRAKVARIVGMNHVLKFTPASMAEQQRFYLDPTVPLVGEMVAAVTAFVQGVQLRR; encoded by the coding sequence ATGCGTGATTTCTGGCGCCGCGTTGCTTTCGCCTGTGGCGCGCTCGTGCTTCTTACCCCCCGTCTCAGCGCGCAGAGCGTGGAGCCGGCGACACTGACGACACCGTCCGGCGTCCTCTCCGGCACCCTGCAGCTTCCGGTGGGCGGTGGGGCACCATATCCACTCGTGCTCATCATCGCCGGTTCCGGCCCGACGGATCGCAACGGGAACACCGTCGGCCTGTCGACCGGACCAGAGATGTATCGCTTGTTGGCGGACAGCCTGGCCGCTCAGGGCATCGCCTCATTGCGGTACGACAAGCGCGGTGTTGGCGCCAGTGCCAGTGCCATGGGGCCAGAGCGTACGCTGCGTTTCGAGACGGCCGCCACCGACGCTGTCGACTGGGTGTCGCAGATACGAAAGGACCGACGCTTCTCGAGTATCGTCATCCTCGGGCATAGCGAAGGGTCGTTGCTCGGCATGTTGGCCGCCGGGACCGCAAAAGCCGATGGCTATATCTCTGTCGCGGGCGTCGCACGTCGTGCGGATCACGTCCTGCATGACCAGCTCGCACAGCAGCTCCCGCCAGCGCTCTTGGCGCAAACGGATAGCGTCTTCGCCAGTCTCGTACGCGGCGATACGGTATCGAACACGCCGGCGGCCTTGGCGGCCCTTTTCCGGCCGAGCGTTCAGCCGTATTTGATCTCGTGGTTTCGGTACAGCGGGGTGACGGAGATAGCGAAGCTGACGATGCCCGTGCTCATCGTGCAGGGAACCCATGATCTGCAGGCGCCCACGTCGGAAGCGGACCTACTCGCCTCTGCACTGCCACGCGCAAAGGTCGCACGGATCGTCGGGATGAATCACGTCTTGAAGTTCACGCCCGCCTCGATGGCCGAACAGCAGCGATTCTATCTCGATCCAACCGTGCCGCTGGTGGGCGAGATGGTCGCGGCGGTCACAGCATTCGTACAGGGCGTACAGCTGCGTCGTTGA